A stretch of Oncorhynchus mykiss isolate Arlee chromosome 12, USDA_OmykA_1.1, whole genome shotgun sequence DNA encodes these proteins:
- the LOC110538610 gene encoding ER membrane protein complex subunit 10 isoform X1 → MASVPRSFLLLSIIPTILILCADFACCNTGRKTGDGLDTDFSGFSVPLEHSFEVDDVSRFRMRGALQLRGGRETSVSLSQSQLSEEDRNTLKEVAAVDGLYKIRVPRVSLTDRQTERQMDGYLTAFVRACSLVESHLSDVITLHTDVSGYLIGVSIVTIPGACRGTEVEDEVDLEAFNTTLTIIVPTNAPQPETALFIERMDIEHEKRGKPQEQKSFFAKYWMYIVPLVLFLMMSGAQDQSGGGAANGGGR, encoded by the exons ATGGCTTCAGTTCCACGGTCGTTTTTGTTACTGTCAATTATTCCCACAATACTTATATTGTGTGCTGATTTTGCGTGTTGCAACACTGGCAGAAAG ACTGGTGATGGGCTGGACACAGACTTCAGTGGATTCTCTGTCCCTCTTGAGCATTCCTTTGAAGTTG ATGATGTGTCTCGGTTCCGTATGCGTGGAGCTCTGCAGttaaggggtgggagggagaccAGTGTGTCCCTCTCCCAGAGCCAGCTATCAGAGGAGGACAGGAACACTCTGAAG GAAGTGGCTGCTGTGGATGGTCTGTACAAAATCCGAGTGCCCAGAGTGTCtttgacagacaggcagacagagcgcCAGATGGATGGCTACCTGACGGCGTTCGTCAGAGCG tgCTCTTTAGTTGAGTCCCACCTCAGCGATGTCATCACCCTCCACACTGATGTCTCAGGCTACCTCATCGGCGTTTCCATAGTGACCATTCCAGGCGCGTGTCgggggacagaggtggaggacGAAGTTGATCTGGAGGCCTTTAACACTACGCTGACCATCATAGTGCCTACCAATGCACCCCA GCCGGAGACGGCTCTGTTTATTGAGCGCATGGACATAGAACATGAAAAGAGAGGCAAGCCACAGGAGCAGAAATCCTTCTTTGCCAAATAT tggaTGTACATTGTTCCCCTCGTTCTCTTCCTGATGATGTCAGGAGCTCAGGATCAGTCCGGGGGTGGAGCAGCTAATGGAGGAGGCCGATGA
- the LOC110538610 gene encoding ER membrane protein complex subunit 10 isoform X2, producing MASVPRSFLLLSIIPTILILCADFACCNTGRKTGDGLDTDFSGFSVPLEHSFEVDDVSRFRMRGALQLRGGRETSVSLSQSQLSEEDRNTLKEVAAVDGLYKIRVPRVSLTDRQTERQMDGYLTAFVRACSLVESHLSDVITLHTDVSGYLIGVSIVTIPGACRGTEVEDEVDLEAFNTTLTIIVPTNAPQPETALFIERMDIEHEKRGKPQEQKSFFAKYWYLILGGAIFLMASSSAQPSAGGAEEQQS from the exons ATGGCTTCAGTTCCACGGTCGTTTTTGTTACTGTCAATTATTCCCACAATACTTATATTGTGTGCTGATTTTGCGTGTTGCAACACTGGCAGAAAG ACTGGTGATGGGCTGGACACAGACTTCAGTGGATTCTCTGTCCCTCTTGAGCATTCCTTTGAAGTTG ATGATGTGTCTCGGTTCCGTATGCGTGGAGCTCTGCAGttaaggggtgggagggagaccAGTGTGTCCCTCTCCCAGAGCCAGCTATCAGAGGAGGACAGGAACACTCTGAAG GAAGTGGCTGCTGTGGATGGTCTGTACAAAATCCGAGTGCCCAGAGTGTCtttgacagacaggcagacagagcgcCAGATGGATGGCTACCTGACGGCGTTCGTCAGAGCG tgCTCTTTAGTTGAGTCCCACCTCAGCGATGTCATCACCCTCCACACTGATGTCTCAGGCTACCTCATCGGCGTTTCCATAGTGACCATTCCAGGCGCGTGTCgggggacagaggtggaggacGAAGTTGATCTGGAGGCCTTTAACACTACGCTGACCATCATAGTGCCTACCAATGCACCCCA GCCGGAGACGGCTCTGTTTATTGAGCGCATGGACATAGAACATGAAAAGAGAGGCAAGCCACAGGAGCAGAAATCCTTCTTTGCCAAATAT TGGTATTTGATTCTGGGAGGTGCAATCTTCCTCATGGCCAGCAGTTCGGCACAACCCTCAGCAGGGGGAGCCGAAGAGCAGCAGAGCTGA